From the genome of Populus alba chromosome 10, ASM523922v2, whole genome shotgun sequence, one region includes:
- the LOC118048057 gene encoding homocysteine S-methyltransferase 1 — MGFEKAITLLEDLIKKAGGCAVIDGGFATQLERHGATINDPLWSALCLIKDPDLIKRVHLEYLEAGADILVTSSYQATLPGFLSRGLSAEEGESLLKKSVTLAVEARNKFWDAVERNPGHSYNRALVAASIGSYGAYLADGSEYSGCYGPDVNLEKLKDFHRRRLQVLVKASPDLLAFETIPNKLEAQACVELLEEENINIPSWICFSCVDGENAPSGESFQQCLEAINKSDRVKAVGINCAPPHFIESLICKFKELTEKLIVVYPNSGEVWDGRAKRWLPSTCFDDDKFEFFATRWHDLGASLIGGCCRTTPSTIQAISKVLKDPKQS, encoded by the exons ATGGGTTTCGAGAAGGCAATAACATTGTTGGAGGATCTGATAAAGAAGGCAGGAGGCTGCGCGGTTATCGACGGTGGATTCGCCACCCAGCTTGAGAGACACGGCGCAACCATTAACGACCCTCTTTGGAGTGCTCTCTGTTTGATCAAAGATCCTGACCTCATCAAGCgg GTTCACTTGGAATATTTAGAGGCTGGTGCAGACATTTTGGTTACTTCTTCTTACCAG gcCACACTTCCAGGATTTTTGTCCAGGGGATTATCCGCTGAAGAAGGAGAATCGTTATTGAAGAAAAGTGTTACATTGGCAGTTGAAGCCCGTAATAAGTTCTGGGATGCTGTGGAAAGGAATCCTGGGCATAGTTATAACCGAGCTTTGGTTGCAGCCTCCATTGGAAGCTATGGAGCTTATCTGGCTGATGGCTCTGAGTACAG TGGGTGTTATGGACCAGATGTGAATCTGGAAAAGCTGAAGGATTTCCATCGGCGGAGGTTGCAAGTTCTGGTTAAAGCAAGTCCGGATTTGCTGGCCTTTGAGACCATTCCCAATAAACTTGAAGCCCAG GCCTGTGTTGAGTtacttgaagaagaaaacatcaatATTCCATCTTGGATTTGCTTCAGTTGCGTGGATGGTGAGAATGCCCCATCTGGAGAGAGCTTCCAGCAGTGCCTTGAGGCCATAAATAAGAGTGATAGAGTAAAAGCAGTTGGAATTAATTGTGCGCCTCCCCATTTTATTGAAAGTCTCATCTGCAAATTTAAGGAG ttgacTGAAAAGTTAATAGTTGTATATCCGAATAGCGGCGAGGTATGGGATGGCAGAGCTAAAAGATGGCTG CCATCAACCTGTTTTGATGATGATAAATTCGAGTTCTTTGCAACAAGATGGCACGACTTAGGAGCTAGCCTCATTGGAGGCTGTTGTCGGACAACACCCTCTACTATTCAAGCCATTTCAAAAGTTTTAAAGGACCCTAAGCAGTCGTAG
- the LOC118048042 gene encoding 3-ketoacyl-CoA synthase 6, translated as MPPILPDFSNSVKIKYVKLGYQYLVNHILYLLLIPVMVGILIEVLRLGPDEILSLWRSLHFDTVQILCSSFLVIFIATVYFMSKPRTIYLVDYACYKPPVTCRVPFSTFMEHSRLILKDNPKSVEFQMRILERSGLGEETCLPPAIHYIPPKPTMEAARGEAELVIFSAMDSLFKKTGLKPKDIDILIVNCSLFSPTPSLSAMVINKYKLRSNIKSFNLSGMGCSAGLISIDLARDVLQVHPNSNAVVVSTEIITPNYYQGNERAMLLPNCLFRMGGAAILLSNRRSHRWLAKYRLVHVVRTHKGADDKAYRCVFEQEDKEGKVGINLSKDLMAIAGEALKSNITTIGPLVLPASEQLLFLLTLIGRKIFNPKWKPYIPDFKQAFEHFCIHAGGRAVIDELQKNLQLSAEHVEASRMTLHRFGNTSSSSLWYELGYIEAKGRMRRGDRVWQIAFGSGFKCNSAVWKCNRTIKTPTDSPWADCIDRYPVHIPEVVKL; from the coding sequence ATGCCTCCAATCTTGCCGGATTTCTCTAATTCCGTTAAGATCAAGTATGTTAAACTTGGCTATCAATACCTTGTAAATCACATTTTGTACCTTTTGTTGATACCTGTTATGGTTGGTATTCTAATTGAGGTTCTTCGTTTAGGCCCTGATGAAATCTTGAGCTTATGGAGATCACTCCATTTTGATACTGTCCAAATTCTATGCTCATCCTTTCTCGTCATCTTTATTGCTACTGTTTATTTCATGTCCAAGCCAAGAACTATCTACCTAGTTGACTATGCTTGCTACAAGCCTCCTGTCACTTGCCGGGTTCCGTTTTCTACCTTCATGGAGCATTCCAGGCTGATCTTGAAAGATAATCCCAAGAGTGTTGAGTTTCAGATGAGGATTCTTGAGAGGTCTGGACTCGGTGAAGAGACCTGTTTGCCTCCTGCAATTCATTATATTCCTCCAAAACCAACTATGGAGGCTGCAAGAGGAGAAGCTGAGCTTGTTATCTTCTCCGCCATGGATTCTCTCTTCAAGAAAACAGGGCTTAAACCTAAAGATATCGATATCCTTATCGTAAACTGCAGTCTCTTCTCGCCAACACCATCTCTATCTGCAATGGTTATTAATAAGTATAAGCTCAGAAGCAACATAAAGAGCTTCAATCTTTCTGGTATGGGGTGCAGTGCTGGGCTGATTTCTATCGACCTAGCTCGTGATGTTCTTCAAGTGCATCCAAATTCAAATGCAGTTGTGGTTAGCACAGAGATCATCACACCAAACTACTACCAGGGAAATGAGCGAGCTATGCTTCTGCCTAACTGCTTGTTCCGCATGGGAGGTGCTGCAATTCTCTTATCAAACCGCAGGTCTCACCGCTGGCTTGCCAAGTACCGCCTAGTCCATGTGGTACGAACCCACAAAGGCGCAGACGATAAAGCTTACCGCTGTGTGTTTGAgcaagaagataaagaaggaaaagttgGAATTAATCTATCAAAAGACTTGATGGCTATAGCTGGCGAGGCTTTGAAATCAAACATCACTACTATTGGGCCTTTAGTCCTTCCGGCTTCTGAACAGCTCCTGTTTTTGTTGACTCTCATTGGACGCAAAATCTTCAACCCCAAATGGAAGCCATATATTCCTGATTTCAAGCAGGCTTTTGAACATTTCTGTATCCATGCCGGTGGCCGTGCTGTTATAGATGAACTGCAAAAGAACTTGCAGCTATCTGCAGAGCATGTAGAGGCTTCAAGGATGACACTGCACCGATTTGGCAACACCTCATCGTCTTCGCTTTGGTATGAGCTAGGTTACATTGAAGCAAAAGGCAGGATGAGGAGAGGAGACAGGGTTTGGCAGATAGCTTTTGGCAGTGGATTTAAGTGTAACAGCGCAGTTTGGAAGTGTAATAGAACAATCAAGACACCAACAGATAGTCCATGGGCTGATTGTATTGACAGGTACCCAGTACACATTCCTGAGGTGGTTAAGTTATAG